Proteins from a single region of Dictyostelium discoideum AX4 chromosome 5 chromosome, whole genome shotgun sequence:
- the gadB gene encoding glutamate decarboxylase, with product MPLHIVDKHKSLYDNYVQSATTEEIAKFKLADDPNEPETIKKLIMDELLLDGNSKQNLATFCQTDLDKNIHSIMDKCIDKNMIDKDEYPQSAEIENRCLHILADLWNAPDSSDTIGCSTTGSSEAAMLGGLALKWNWRENRKKLGLPYDKPNIVTGPVQICWHKFALYFDIEIREIPMENGRYVMNSEEVLKRVDENTIGVIPTLGVTFTLQYEDVFSISNALDKFEKESGINIPIHVDAASGGFVAPFIQQEIIWDFRLPRVKSINASGHKFGLSPLGVGWVVWREKKDLHKDLVFNVNYLGGNMSTFSLNFSRPGGQIIAQYYNFLRHGRNGYTLIQDACAQQGIFIGKELKKMGIFDLIYDGTGALPGVCWTISKNLPSEPLFNLYDLSEKLRSRGWQVASYSLPSSMNDVVVSRVVIRHGFSRDLSSLFVKDVQNAIEYFQKHPILRSLEKDEGENFHH from the exons atgcCATTACATATTGTTGATAAACATAAAAGTTTATATGATAACTATGTTCAATCAGCAACAACCGAAGAGATAGCAAAATTTAAACTTGCTGATGATCCAAATGAACcagaaacaattaaaaaactaataatggatgaattattattggaTGGTAATTCTAAACAAAATTTAGCAACATTTTGTCAAACTGATCTCGACAAAAACATTCATTCAATTATGGATAAATGTATAGATAAGAATATGATCGATAAGGATGAATATCCACAAAGTgctgaaattgaaaatcgTTGCCTTCATATTTTAGCAGATTTATGGAATGCTCCAGATAGCTCAGACACTATTGGTTGTTCAACAACTGGTTCAAGTGAAGCTGCAATGTTAGGAGGTTTAGCATTAAAATGGAATTGGAgagaaaatagaaaaaaactTGGTTTACCTTATGATAAACCAAATATTGTTACTGGTCCAGTTCAAATTTGTTGGCATAAATTTGCTTTATAttttgatattgaaattagagaa attccAATGGAAAATGGTCGTTATGTTATGAATTCAGAAGAAGTTTTGAAAAGAGTCGATGAAAACACAATTGGTGTGATTCCAACTCTTGGTGTAACATTTACATTACAATATGAAGATGTTTTTTCTATTAGTAATGCacttgataaatttgaaaaagaaagtgGTATTAATATTCCAATTCATGTTGATGCAGCAAGTGGTGGATTTGTAGCACCATTTATTCAACAAGAGATTATATGGGATTTTAGATTACCACgtgttaaatcaattaatgcaTCAGGACACAAATTTGGTTTATCACCATTGGGTGTTGGTTGGGTGGTATGGAGAGAAAAGAAAGATCTTCATAAGGATTTAGTATTCAATGTGAATTATTTGGGTGGTAATATGTCAACATTTTCATTGAATTTCTCACGTCCAGGTGGGCAAATAATAGCgcaatattataattttttacgTCATGGTCGTAATGGGTATACATTAATTCAAGATGCTTGTGCACAGCAAGGTATTTTCATCGGCAAAGAGTTAAAGAAAATGggaatttttgatttaatttatgaTGGTACTGGTGCACTCCCAGGTGTTTGTTGGACAATTAGTAAGAATTTACCCTCTGAACCATTATTTAATCTTTATGATTTATCTGAAAAGTTAAGAAGTAGAGGTTGGCAAGTTGCATCTTATTCTTTACCATCATCAATGAATGATGTAGTTGTATCACGTGTTGTAATTCGTCATGGTTTCTCTAGAGATTTATCTTCATTATTCGTTAAAGATGTTCAAAATGCAATTGAATACTTCCAAAAACATCCAATTTTAAGAAGTTTAGAAAAAGATGAAGGTGAAAATTTccatcattaa
- the scfd1 gene encoding Sec1-like family protein: MNQNSSLSSSGMMGSGGFGFDQFSNNFSIKTKQIESINKMLSLKSESSSSNNNNNNNKAISGWQEVWKVLIFDTHCSNIIAPILTKGALRNQGVTLYLPLHSDRQPIQDVPAIYFVLPTSDNIKRIAEDCKNKLYDNIYLNFASKLSNQLMEELATLTIQSDSVSMISKVYDQFLNFISLENDLFVLNNPRDSYLSFNDTRIKDTQAQENIDMVVDSLFSVLVTLGVVPIIRAPKNSAAEMIALALEKRISTTLQSSGGSNVFSNMNEMGSQLSSFYRPVLILLDRNVDLSVCLHHPWTYQALVHDVLNMSLNQVRIDVTQNGQTSKKSYGLDSSSDSFWSSNTGAAFSSVAGEIKSQINEYYQQMEKLQQITDIKLDDSDDFDNNNKKSNENKTKGLGNLVQEMDEKKRLIDIHTNLATDLTKNIRDRQIDCFFAMEESIITRSLTDKKELHSLITSPIVGETGGRGTLEDKIRLLIIYFLSTKNVPQSEMDQYEDALTKMGADLSTLDFFKKTKAFNESLTAIANVNQSSTQSSNTASGKIGGFMQMMTSVTGYQGVESFTNFFQQGVRALLPKSKDLFVTRIVESIMDLKNTLDADYLYLDPKIQNKSNVPKRTTPFKEAIVFTVGGGNYVEYQNLQDFSKKHNKKIIYGSNELLTSKEFLNQIKNLNKN, translated from the exons atgaatcaaaattcatcattatcttcatcagGTATGATGGGAAGTGGTGGATTTGGATTTgatcaattttcaaataacttttcaattaaaaccaaacaaattgaaagtattaataaaatgttaTCATTGAAAtctgaatcatcatcatcaaataataataataataataataaagctATAAGTGGTTGGCAAGAAGTTTggaaagttttaattttcgATACCCATTGTTCAAATATTATAGCACCAATATTAACTAAAGGTGCATTACGTAATCAAGGTGTAACATTATATTTACCACTCCATTCTGATAGACAACCAATTCAAGATGTTCCTgcaatttattttgttttaccAACTtctgataatattaaaagaattgcagag gattgtaaaaataaattatatgataatatttatttaaattttgcaagtaaattatcaaatcaattaatggaAGAATTAGCAACATTAACTATTCAATCAGATTCAGTATCAATGATTAGTAAAGTTTatgatcaatttttaaattttatatcattagagaatgatttatttgtattaaataATCCAAGAGATAgttatttatcatttaatgataCACGTATAAAGGATACTCAAGCACAAGAGAATATTGATATGGTTGTAGATAGTTTATTTAGTGTATTGGTTACATTGGGCGTTGTACCAATCATTAGAGCACCAAAGAATTCAGCGGCTGAAATGATAGCTTTAGCATTGGAGAAAAGaatatcaacaacattaCAAAGTAGTGGTGGATCAAATGTGTTTAGTAATATGAATGAAATGGGTTCACAATTATCAAGTTTCTATAGACCTGTTTTAATTCTGTTGGATAGAAATGTAGATTTATCAGTTTGTCTTCATCATCCATGGACCTATCAAGCATTGGTTCATGATGTACTAAATATGTCCTTAAATCAAGTTCGTATCGATGTAACTCAAAATGGTCAAACCTCAAAGAAATCTTATGGTTTAGATTCTTCCTCTGATTCTTTTTGGTCTTCAAATACTGGTGCTGCTTTCTCAAGTGTTGCTGGTGAAATTAAATCTCAAATTAATGAATATTATCAACAAATGGaaaaattacaacaaattACTGATATTAAACTtgatgatagtgatgattt tgataataataataaaaaatcaaatgaaaataaaacaaaaggATTAGGTAATTTAGTACAAGAAATGgatgaaaagaaaagattaaTTGATATTCATACAAATTTAGCAACTGATTTAACAAAGAATATTCGTGATAGACAAATTGATTGCTTCTTTGCAATGGAAGAATCAATTATCACTAGATCATTAActgataaaaaagaattacacTCTTTAATCACCTCGCCAATAGTTGGTGAAACTGGTGGTAGAGGTACTTTAGAGGATAAAATTCGTTTACTTATCATTTACTTTTTATCAACTAAAAATGTACCACAATCTGAAATGGATCAATATGAAGATGCATTAACTAAAATGGGTGCTGATTTATCAACTTtagatttctttaaaaa aACAAAAGCATTTAATGAAAGTTTAACAGCAATTGCAAATGTTAATCAATCAAGTACTCAATCAAGTAATACGGCATCAGGTAAAATTGGTGGATTTATGCAAATGATGACAAGTGTAACAGGTTATCAAGGTGTTGAATCATTTACAAATTTCTTTCAACAAGGTGTTAGAGCATTATTACCAAAGAGTAAGGATTTATTTGTAACTAGAATCGTAGAATCAATTATGGATTTAAAGAATACTTTGGATGCtgattatctttatttggaTCCAAAgattcaaaataaatcaaatgttCCAAAAAGAACAACTCCTTTTAAAGAAGCTATTGTTTTCactgttggtggtggtaattaTGTAGAATATCAAAATCTTCAAGATTTTTCAAAg aaacacaataaaaaaattatttatggtTCAAATGAACTATTAACATcgaaagaatttttaaatcaaattaaaaatttaaataaaaattaa
- the prpD gene encoding hypothetical protein (Propionate catabolic protein PrpD) → MNNNIEQKWDKVLEDIVDYVIGFDVEGNSKEAMETAFLALFDTIGCGFLGLKSTGCTKLMGPTIPDTRIPGGCRVPGTDYQLNPIEAAFNIGCMNRWLDFNDCWLANEWGHPSDNISAIIAAAEYISNDNISKSKKPLLMKDILCAMVKCYEIQGVLALDNSFNKIGLDHVILVKIASTAVTCHLLGGSRIQILNALSNAFIDGHPLRTYRHSPNTGSRKGWAAGDAASRAVQLSLMAMAGEMGYPTCLSAPKWGFYHVYMSDKPFQFNQRSNYSTYVMENILFKVLYPAEFHGQTAIECAIQLHPIFQDKGGLNSVESITIETTEPAIRIIDKRGILRNPSDRDHCLQFIVSVALIFGELKSSHYEDQVAIKDTRIDLLREKITCIENLQFSLDYLNPDKRSIANSITILFKDGETHKHQIDYPIGHRNRRSEAIPLLQQKFLNSLNSTLFTSSSIDQIKNLYENPSKFNNLSILDFMSIFSLSIASTPIS, encoded by the coding sequence atgaataataatattgaacaaAAATGGGATAAAGTTTTAGAAGATATAGTTGATTATGTGATTGGATTTGATGTTGAAGGTAATTCAAAAGAAGCAATGGAAACAGCATTTTTAGCATTATTCGATACAATTGGTTGTGGATTTTTAGGATTGAAATCTACTGGTTGTACGAAATTAATGGGACCAACAATTCCAGATACTAGAATTCCAGGTGGATGTAGAGTACCAGGTACAGATTACCAATTGAATCCAATTGAAGCTGCATTCAATATCGGTTGTATGAATAGGTGGCTGGATTTCAACGATTGCTGGTTGGCAAACGAATGGGGACATCCGAGCGATAACATTTCTGCAATTATAGCAGCTGCAGAGTACATaagtaatgataatatcaGTAAAAGTAAGAAACCATTATTAATGAAGGATATACTATGTGCAATGGTGAAATGCTATGAAATCCAAGGTGTGTTGGCATTGGATAATAGTTTCAACAAGATAGGACTCGACCATGTTATATTGGTTAAAATTGCAAGTACCGCCGTTACATGTCATTTATTGGGTGGTTCGAGAATACAAATATTGAATGCACTTAGTAATGCATTTATCGATGGCCATCCATTGAGAACGTATCGTCATTCCCCCAACACGGGCTCAAGAAAAGGCTGGGCAGCCGGTGACGCCGCCTCAAGGGCTGTCCAATTATCACTAATGGCAATGGCTGGCGAGATGGGTTATCCCACCTGTTTAAGCGCACCTAAGTGGGGATTCTACCATGTGTACATGTCAGACAAGCCATTCCAATTCAACCAACGATCAAACTACTCAACCTACGTCATGGAGAATATTCTATTCAAAGTTTTATACCCAGCTGAATTTCATGGCCAAACAGCAATTGAATGTGCAATTCAATTACATCCAATATTTCAAGATAAAGGTGGCCTAAATTCAGTTGAATCCATTACAATTGAAACTACTGAACCTGCAATAAGAATAATCGACAAACGTGGCATACTTCGTAACCCATCGGACAGGGACCACTGTCTACAATTTATTGTATCGGTTGCTTTGATATTTGGTGAATTGAAATCATCACATTACGAAGACCAAGTAGCCATCAAAGACACCAGAATCGATCTACTTCGTGAAAAGATAACATGTATTGAAAACCTTCAATTCTCATTAGACTATTTAAATCCTGATAAAAGAAGTATTGCAAATTCAATAACAATTCTATTTAAAGATGGTGAAACTCATAAACATCAAATTGATTATCCAATTGGTCATCGTAACCGTCGTTCTGAAGCCATACCATTACTTCaacaaaaatttttaaattctttaaattcaactCTTTTCACATCTTCTTCAATCgatcaaattaaaaacctTTATGAAAATccttcaaaatttaataatctttcaattttagattttatgtcaatattttctttatcaattgcttcaacaccaatttcttaa
- a CDS encoding UPF0553 family protein, with the protein MNPLTLVRETTAWVSGLSKHVKINNEALDKECEDFLNKHKIKAHKEIWADNWFHYCDIDIENKESTFTELTAKYILVLDTLNFCFWPDSEFEYHHLARGLKNALIANPKCFDADQLIKVTSETIHQWFGKDLPNTSERVRLIREVGTVLIEYFNGSIKEMILSANNKASVLVDLVTKYFWGFRDSAIYKGKQVFFYKRAQIFVGDLWGAYQGRGLGKFDDIKQLTMFADYRVPQILEELKVIEYSPELKEMIKNKVEIPVGSEMELEIRAVTVHVVEKMRDYFNKGHCELLALEIDWMLWGRGEAMLDKLPPHHRTLTIFY; encoded by the exons atgaatccaTTAACATTAGTACGTGAAACAACAGCTTGGGTATCAGGATTATCAAAGCatgttaaaattaataacgaAGCATTAGATAAAGAATGTgaggattttttaaataaacataaaATTAAAGCACATAAAGAAATTTGGGCAGATAATTGGTTCCACTATTgtgatattgatattgaaaataaagaatcaaCATTTACAGAATTAACTgcaaaatatattttagtATTGGATACATTAAACTTTTGTTTTTGGCCAGACTCAGAATTTGAATATCATCATTTAGCAAGAGGTTTAAAGAATGCATTAATTGCAAATCCAAAATGTTTTGATGctgatcaattaattaaagttaCAAGTGAAACTATTCATCAATGGTTTGGTAAAGATTTACCAAATACTTCAGAACGTGTTAGATTAATTAGAGAAGTTGGTActgttttaattgaatattttaatgGTAGCATTAAAGAAATGATTTTATCTGCAAATAATAAAGCTTCAGTTTTAGTTGAT TTGGTAACAAAATACTTTTGGGGATTTAGAGATAGTGCAATTTATAAAGGTAAAcaagtatttttttataaaagagCTCAAATTTTCGTTGGTGATTTATGGGGTGCATATCAAGGTAGAGGTTTAGGTAAATTTGATGATATCAAACAATTAACAATGTTTGCTGATTACA GAGTACCACAAATTTTAGAAGAATTAAAAGTTATTGAGTATTCAccagaattaaaagaaatgattaaaaataaagttgaaATTCCAGTTGGTTCAGAAATGGAACTTGAAATTAGAGCTGTAACAGTTCATGTCGTTGAAAAGATGAGAGATTACTTTAATAAAGGTCATTGTGAACTTTTAGCATTGGAAATTGATTGGATGTTATGGGGTAGAGGTGAAGCTATGTTAGATAAATTACCACCACATCATAGAACTCTTACaatcttttattaa